In Synergistaceae bacterium, a single genomic region encodes these proteins:
- a CDS encoding MBL fold metallo-hydrolase — MIVTVLVENTSISEDLEWEHGLSLYIETCGRALLFDMGGSGLFAKNAEKLGLDVSKAELAIVSHGHSDHGGGLGAFLEINPSAPVYVSRGAFGHYCVLRTSGVMEYAGLNQDFAGESRLVFADRHLKIGKGLELFSDVHGTKWNPRVNDCLYEKTKDSSKSDDFEADAFSPDCFSHEQNLILEENGKTYLFTGCAHAGIVNILERFREIRGAFPDEVIGGFHLSNPLTGEGEDPDTLDAIGRYLLETGARFHTGHCTGAEPYERLKTLLGDRLFPLSTGYRYAGA; from the coding sequence ATGATCGTAACCGTTTTGGTTGAAAATACGTCCATTTCGGAAGACCTGGAGTGGGAACACGGACTTTCCCTGTACATCGAAACCTGTGGGCGCGCCCTTCTGTTTGACATGGGAGGAAGCGGGCTTTTCGCGAAAAACGCGGAGAAACTGGGGCTGGACGTGTCGAAGGCGGAACTGGCGATCGTCTCTCATGGTCATTCCGACCACGGCGGAGGGCTCGGCGCGTTTCTGGAAATCAATCCGTCGGCTCCGGTTTACGTGAGCCGCGGCGCTTTTGGACACTACTGCGTCCTCCGGACCAGCGGGGTCATGGAGTACGCGGGGCTGAACCAGGATTTCGCGGGAGAAAGCCGCCTCGTTTTCGCCGACCGTCACCTGAAAATCGGCAAAGGGCTCGAACTGTTCTCCGACGTCCACGGAACGAAGTGGAACCCCAGGGTCAACGACTGCCTTTACGAAAAGACGAAGGATTCCTCCAAATCCGACGACTTCGAAGCCGACGCCTTCAGCCCCGACTGTTTTTCCCACGAACAGAACCTGATACTGGAAGAAAATGGAAAGACATACCTTTTCACGGGCTGCGCTCACGCCGGAATCGTCAACATTCTGGAGCGTTTTCGGGAGATTCGGGGGGCCTTTCCGGATGAGGTCATCGGCGGGTTCCACCTGAGCAATCCCCTGACCGGCGAGGGAGAAGATCCCGATACCCTCGACGCCATCGGGCGTTACCTTCTGGAGACCGGCGCGCGATTTCACACGGGACACTGCACTGGGGCGGAACCCTATGAGCGGCTGAAGACCCTCCTCGGAGACCGGTTGTTTCCCCTGTCCACGGGGTATCGGTACGCGGGAGCATGA
- a CDS encoding GNAT family N-acetyltransferase codes for MDKEMDVVLRAMTPEDWPQVAEIYRQGIETGLSTLEAEVPPYEKWNQAHIEGCRIVALIDGEIVGWVVLSPVSGRRVYAGVAEVSIYVSERHRGRKIGEILLKALIEASEEAGFWTLQSGIQDANAPSIALHHKCGFRTVGFRERLGRDKNGRWWNLLLLERRSAKNGME; via the coding sequence ATGGACAAAGAGATGGATGTGGTTCTTCGAGCCATGACCCCGGAGGACTGGCCCCAGGTGGCCGAGATCTACCGGCAGGGCATCGAGACGGGGCTCTCCACTCTGGAGGCGGAAGTTCCCCCCTACGAAAAATGGAACCAGGCGCATATCGAAGGATGCCGCATCGTCGCTCTGATCGATGGGGAAATCGTGGGATGGGTCGTCCTCTCTCCTGTCAGCGGACGACGGGTCTACGCCGGAGTTGCGGAGGTCAGCATCTACGTCTCCGAAAGGCATCGAGGACGAAAAATAGGAGAAATTTTGCTGAAGGCCCTGATCGAGGCCTCGGAGGAAGCGGGGTTCTGGACCCTCCAGTCCGGCATACAGGACGCCAACGCCCCCAGCATCGCCCTGCACCACAAATGCGGGTTCAGGACTGTGGGGTTTCGGGAACGCCTTGGCCGCGACAAAAACGGGAGGTGGTGGAATCTCCTTCTGCTGGAGCGCCGCAGCGCAAAAAACGGGATGGAATGA
- a CDS encoding type II toxin-antitoxin system VapC family toxin, with protein sequence MPRKFKIYLDTSAISHLDQPGKRSEFEYTRQFWRDIEKYDVYISEVVIRELSKSDHEKAATLFGYISDIEYTLLDKTDEVYALADRIIQRKILPPKSIEDARHIAHALAAECDYLLTWNMNHLANVDTNEGIRLLTFDLMRKPILIIPPSMLVKKEASDDDDA encoded by the coding sequence ATGCCCCGTAAATTCAAAATCTATCTCGACACAAGCGCAATCAGCCACTTGGACCAACCCGGGAAAAGGAGCGAATTTGAGTACACGCGCCAATTCTGGCGCGATATTGAGAAGTACGATGTGTACATCTCCGAGGTCGTGATCCGTGAGCTTAGCAAGAGTGACCACGAAAAAGCGGCGACGCTGTTCGGTTACATTTCCGACATCGAATACACGCTCCTCGATAAGACCGACGAAGTCTACGCTCTCGCGGACAGAATAATACAACGAAAGATTTTGCCGCCAAAAAGTATTGAAGATGCCAGACACATCGCCCACGCGCTCGCGGCCGAGTGTGACTATCTGCTGACCTGGAATATGAATCACCTGGCAAACGTAGATACCAACGAGGGAATTCGGCTTCTGACGTTTGACCTGATGCGGAAGCCGATACTGATTATACCGCCGTCAATGCTCGTCAAAAAGGAGGCGTCTGACGATGACGACGCTTAA
- a CDS encoding dicarboxylate/amino acid:cation symporter — MAEGKKKLGLATKILIMMVIGAALGYVFKGSYEVWGQVTTPLGTIFIRLLKMTIMPLVFFSIVSGVASVADLQKLKKVGGTFLMFWLFASGLAALCGIVWAYIIQPGVGIKLTEEGLYSTEGVSIVDSLVKWFPDNVSASFAQFNILQVIVFALFVGIAIATLKKNDEIRGTLARFFEYANTLISRIVEIVMGFAPIGVFCLMADVTGTLGHEVLTGLGKMLLTQYVAYATLILIVFPILLKVFAKVSPLQHYINIYPAMVLAFSTCSSSATLPLTMKCTKERAGVPEDIVNLLAPPAATINMQACCAEMPIYAIFAAQIYGIHFGPAQLAIICLLGIIMAAGVAGVPGGGIMMSAIMMQSMGLPLTIVPWVAGIYRLIDMPNTMLNVTGDTVGMVTTASVLKTLDKGTFDAKKS, encoded by the coding sequence ATGGCAGAGGGTAAAAAGAAATTGGGGCTGGCTACAAAAATATTGATCATGATGGTGATCGGCGCGGCTCTTGGGTATGTGTTCAAGGGGAGCTACGAGGTGTGGGGACAGGTGACGACGCCGCTGGGGACCATCTTCATTCGCCTTCTGAAGATGACGATCATGCCGCTGGTGTTCTTTTCCATCGTTTCCGGAGTGGCCAGCGTCGCCGATTTGCAGAAACTGAAGAAGGTGGGGGGAACCTTCCTGATGTTCTGGCTGTTCGCCTCCGGCCTGGCCGCGCTCTGCGGGATTGTCTGGGCCTATATCATCCAGCCCGGCGTTGGGATCAAGCTCACTGAGGAGGGGCTGTACAGCACGGAGGGCGTCAGCATCGTCGACAGCCTCGTGAAGTGGTTCCCCGACAACGTGAGCGCCTCGTTCGCCCAGTTCAACATCCTGCAGGTCATCGTGTTCGCCCTCTTTGTGGGCATCGCCATCGCGACGCTGAAGAAGAACGACGAAATCCGCGGTACTCTGGCCCGCTTTTTCGAGTACGCCAACACGCTGATCAGCCGGATCGTCGAGATCGTTATGGGATTCGCCCCCATCGGCGTCTTCTGTCTGATGGCGGATGTGACCGGCACGCTGGGGCACGAGGTGCTCACGGGGCTCGGCAAGATGCTGCTCACCCAGTATGTGGCCTATGCGACGCTGATTCTCATTGTCTTCCCGATTTTGCTGAAGGTCTTCGCGAAGGTCAGTCCTCTGCAGCATTACATCAATATTTATCCCGCGATGGTGCTGGCGTTTTCCACCTGCAGCTCCAGCGCGACCCTGCCGCTCACCATGAAATGCACCAAAGAGCGCGCCGGCGTGCCTGAGGATATTGTCAACCTTCTGGCGCCTCCCGCTGCGACCATCAACATGCAGGCCTGCTGCGCGGAGATGCCCATCTACGCTATTTTCGCGGCTCAGATCTACGGCATTCACTTTGGACCGGCGCAGCTGGCGATCATCTGTCTTTTGGGAATTATCATGGCGGCCGGAGTTGCCGGCGTTCCCGGCGGCGGCATCATGATGTCGGCCATTATGATGCAGAGCATGGGGCTGCCCCTGACCATCGTCCCCTGGGTTGCGGGCATTTACAGGCTGATCGACATGCCCAACACCATGCTGAACGTCACGGGCGATACGGTGGGAATGGTGACGACGGCCTCCGTGCTCAAAACGCTGGACAAAGGAACCTTCGACGCGAAAAAATCATAG
- a CDS encoding Cof-type HAD-IIB family hydrolase, with protein MTEEERKAAGKGIRLVVCDMDGTLLDSGKKISEPAMEAIRLGRRQGIATTICSGRLYLMLAAYVKRLELDIPFISGNGAAVVDPLKNEVLHCRPLPVEDAESLFAFCAAWKLDYCALGPQGGFFSREGKCIERFINYNKIAFEAGVEETPLQFFDDGHKNALEIPIHKVLIYRSNEEEKARIRKFLSGKKELAATSSDPLLVDIMASGVDKGYGLRQLARLMNIPKEEICVFGDYLNDTPMFAEAGLAVAMGNACEEAKAMADFVTESNDCDGVAVAFRKYILR; from the coding sequence ATGACGGAAGAGGAACGGAAGGCCGCGGGAAAAGGGATTCGCCTCGTGGTCTGCGATATGGACGGAACCCTGCTGGACAGCGGGAAAAAAATTTCGGAGCCCGCCATGGAGGCAATTCGCCTGGGCCGGCGGCAGGGGATTGCCACCACGATTTGCTCCGGACGGCTTTACCTCATGCTTGCCGCCTACGTGAAACGGCTGGAGCTGGACATCCCCTTCATCTCCGGCAACGGCGCGGCGGTCGTGGACCCTCTGAAAAACGAGGTTCTTCACTGCAGACCCCTTCCCGTGGAGGACGCGGAAAGCCTCTTCGCCTTCTGCGCCGCCTGGAAGCTCGACTACTGCGCGCTGGGGCCCCAGGGGGGATTTTTTTCACGGGAGGGGAAGTGCATCGAACGTTTCATCAATTACAATAAAATCGCCTTCGAGGCGGGCGTGGAGGAAACGCCGCTGCAGTTTTTCGACGACGGGCACAAAAACGCGCTGGAGATCCCCATTCACAAGGTTCTGATTTATCGCTCGAACGAGGAGGAGAAGGCCCGTATCCGGAAATTTCTGAGCGGGAAAAAAGAACTTGCCGCCACCTCCTCCGACCCGCTTCTGGTCGATATTATGGCTTCGGGCGTGGACAAGGGCTATGGCCTTCGTCAGCTCGCCCGTCTGATGAATATCCCGAAGGAGGAAATCTGCGTTTTCGGCGACTACCTGAACGATACTCCGATGTTTGCGGAGGCGGGACTTGCGGTGGCCATGGGCAACGCCTGCGAAGAAGCCAAAGCCATGGCGGATTTTGTCACGGAGTCCAACGACTGCGACGGGGTCGCCGTGGCCTTTCGAAAATATATTTTGCGCTGA
- a CDS encoding nitroreductase family protein: protein MANFEPISADRPKNAALRESETIRVIMGRRSIRVFEARPVEPEKVEILLECAFAAPSAMNIRPCHFIRIDSRKLLDAIGAASERTRMVGSAPLAIAVCVDVANYEKIHHLTDGTWMEDGACAMENILLAARALGLEGAWLQIANRPERENVVPPLLGLPEGFRLFSLAVLGYGAEIKAPHSGVTPDHLHCNGWELCK from the coding sequence ATGGCAAATTTTGAACCAATATCTGCCGACCGTCCCAAAAACGCGGCCCTCCGCGAGTCCGAGACAATCCGCGTCATTATGGGACGACGCAGTATTCGAGTTTTCGAAGCTCGTCCGGTGGAACCGGAAAAAGTCGAAATCCTTTTGGAATGCGCCTTCGCCGCGCCCAGCGCCATGAACATCCGGCCCTGTCACTTCATACGCATAGACAGCCGGAAACTTCTGGACGCCATCGGCGCCGCCTCCGAACGCACCCGCATGGTGGGTTCCGCGCCTCTGGCCATCGCCGTTTGCGTGGACGTGGCAAATTACGAAAAAATCCACCATCTGACGGATGGAACCTGGATGGAGGACGGCGCCTGCGCCATGGAGAACATCCTGCTCGCCGCCCGGGCGCTGGGCCTGGAGGGCGCCTGGCTGCAAATCGCCAATCGACCCGAACGGGAAAACGTCGTCCCTCCCCTGCTGGGCCTGCCGGAGGGGTTCCGGCTTTTCTCCCTGGCCGTTCTGGGATACGGAGCGGAAATCAAGGCGCCTCACAGCGGCGTGACTCCGGATCACCTGCACTGCAACGGCTGGGAACTCTGCAAATGA
- the rlmD gene encoding 23S rRNA (uracil(1939)-C(5))-methyltransferase RlmD: MELKIEKMSSDGSGIARTEEGVVFVPGALPEETVEAEVVVRKKDFAVARLVALKEAHPRRIAPACPVFESCGSCQLQHAEYGLQTELKAGLVRDALARIGGFDLREEGFSGLECAPSPQIWGYRNKASFPVRKIRGKPVAGFYQAGSHRLVQLESCPVNAAPLNRHFGVLQRELPKLGMDAWSDREMKGTLRHIVLRAGLHTGETLFSLVVGSRLDTAKMKKIASLSGILKNVTTLTLNHNLRPGNVILGERTEVLRGDGLISERLDGWTLRYDTESFFQVNTDQSIRLYRHVQGLAAGKTLELYSGVGSMTCYLSEVGFVTAVEEWRGAVGLMKKNLEDNGIGNVRALCGRAEDVMTDLTGEYDSVVLDPPRSGCERRVLDKTGEFAPERIVYVSCNPSTLARDLKILTDGEKKTKYTVKSIRAFDMFPQTVHVETVVLLERRR; encoded by the coding sequence ATGGAACTCAAAATCGAAAAAATGTCCAGTGACGGCAGCGGTATTGCCCGTACGGAAGAGGGGGTCGTGTTTGTGCCGGGGGCCCTGCCGGAAGAAACAGTGGAGGCGGAGGTCGTCGTCCGGAAAAAGGATTTTGCCGTGGCGCGCCTGGTGGCTCTGAAGGAAGCTCACCCCCGCAGAATCGCTCCCGCCTGTCCCGTGTTCGAGAGCTGTGGAAGCTGTCAGCTGCAGCACGCCGAATACGGCCTTCAGACGGAGCTCAAGGCTGGCCTGGTTCGGGACGCGCTGGCCCGTATCGGAGGGTTCGATCTTCGAGAGGAGGGGTTTTCCGGGCTGGAATGCGCACCGAGCCCTCAGATCTGGGGTTATCGCAACAAGGCCTCCTTTCCCGTGCGAAAGATTCGGGGCAAACCCGTGGCGGGATTTTATCAGGCTGGCAGTCATCGCCTGGTGCAGCTGGAAAGCTGTCCTGTGAACGCCGCGCCGCTGAACCGGCATTTCGGAGTTCTTCAGAGGGAGTTGCCGAAGCTGGGCATGGACGCCTGGAGCGATCGGGAAATGAAGGGGACTCTGAGGCATATCGTTCTGCGGGCCGGACTCCATACCGGCGAAACGCTGTTTTCTCTGGTGGTCGGCAGCCGGCTGGACACCGCGAAAATGAAGAAAATAGCGAGTTTGAGCGGTATTTTGAAAAATGTGACCACCCTGACGCTGAATCACAACCTGCGTCCCGGAAACGTGATTTTGGGGGAGCGGACGGAGGTGCTCCGGGGAGACGGCCTGATCTCGGAACGTCTGGACGGCTGGACGCTCAGGTACGATACGGAGTCCTTCTTCCAGGTCAACACGGACCAGTCGATTCGCCTGTATCGCCACGTACAGGGACTTGCCGCCGGAAAAACGCTGGAGCTTTACAGCGGGGTGGGGTCCATGACCTGCTATCTCTCTGAGGTCGGTTTTGTGACCGCCGTGGAGGAATGGCGCGGCGCGGTGGGACTGATGAAGAAAAATCTGGAGGACAACGGCATCGGTAACGTTCGAGCCCTCTGCGGCAGGGCGGAGGATGTGATGACGGACCTGACGGGAGAGTATGATTCGGTGGTGCTGGATCCGCCCCGAAGCGGATGTGAACGTCGGGTTCTGGACAAAACAGGGGAGTTTGCTCCGGAACGGATTGTGTATGTTTCCTGCAATCCCTCGACCCTGGCCCGGGATCTCAAAATTCTGACCGATGGCGAAAAGAAGACAAAATATACGGTGAAATCCATACGAGCGTTCGACATGTTTCCGCAGACGGTTCACGTGGAAACGGTTGTGCTGCTGGAACGGAGAAGGTGA
- a CDS encoding MBL fold metallo-hydrolase, which produces MELIQLGERTWYIPGRVNIGYYEEKGQGYLIDTGLDEDHGRKILRLLNEKRGIPLRAIVNTHSNADHIGGNAFIQKRTNCEVWTTRIEGMLTEHTSLEPLLLWSAWPFRAIRGKFSEAQPSRVTFIGEAKAVPISKSSMSEALDTDYSIMDTELTATPLPGHFLDMIGVKTPDGVFFLADALFEPAILLKYRFCVMLDVTSAYKTLDRIEAAEARWFVPCHAPVTSDIHELVRQNREGLAWISDAVERTLKEAETPLTREEILSRIGVANGLEMDALHLLLNLTSISAHLTYLSEQDRVEPFVENCRLLWRCKRSD; this is translated from the coding sequence ATGGAACTGATACAGCTTGGAGAGCGTACCTGGTACATACCAGGACGAGTAAATATCGGTTATTACGAGGAAAAAGGCCAGGGTTACCTGATCGACACCGGTCTGGACGAGGACCACGGACGAAAAATTCTGAGACTGCTGAACGAAAAACGGGGGATTCCTCTTCGGGCCATCGTCAATACCCACTCCAACGCCGACCACATCGGGGGAAACGCCTTCATTCAAAAACGCACAAACTGCGAGGTCTGGACCACCCGCATCGAGGGAATGCTGACGGAGCACACCTCTCTCGAACCGTTGCTGCTCTGGTCGGCCTGGCCCTTCAGGGCGATTCGGGGGAAGTTCAGCGAGGCTCAGCCTTCGCGGGTGACGTTTATCGGAGAGGCCAAAGCGGTTCCCATCTCGAAGTCCTCCATGAGCGAGGCCCTGGATACCGACTATTCGATTATGGACACGGAGCTGACGGCGACGCCTCTTCCGGGACATTTTCTCGACATGATCGGCGTAAAGACTCCGGATGGCGTTTTTTTTCTGGCGGACGCGCTGTTCGAACCGGCGATTCTTCTCAAATATCGTTTTTGCGTGATGCTCGACGTGACGAGCGCCTATAAGACGCTGGACCGCATCGAGGCCGCGGAGGCGAGGTGGTTCGTACCCTGCCACGCGCCGGTCACGTCGGACATTCATGAACTGGTCCGGCAGAATCGAGAAGGGCTGGCCTGGATCAGCGATGCCGTGGAGCGAACTCTGAAGGAGGCTGAAACGCCTCTGACCCGGGAGGAAATTTTGTCCCGGATCGGAGTTGCCAACGGCCTGGAGATGGACGCTTTACATCTGCTGCTTAATCTGACCTCCATCTCCGCCCATTTGACGTATCTGTCGGAACAGGACAGGGTGGAGCCCTTCGTGGAGAACTGCCGCCTGCTGTGGCGCTGCAAACGAAGCGATTGA
- a CDS encoding sodium:proton antiporter, with the protein MLLMNPVVLSVVVMILLCLFNLNVLLALLFSALVAGWAAGMPLARTIEVLIGGMGGNSETALSYVLLGTLAVAISTTGLPHLACRRLTEIVRGRKFFLLLLLAAVACLSQNLIPIHIAFIPILIPPMLELFNQLKIDRRAVACSLTFGLKAPYIALPFGFGMIFHGILAAEMGNNGLTIDKANMWHYTWILGGGMIFGLLCAIFLSYARPRSYENREIAGLDETHAVTDHLNLKHLATLAAVFVAFGVQLLTSSLPLGALAALLLMTVTGAIHWKELDSSVAGGIKLMGLIAMIMLVAAGYGTVIRETKGVDELVAAVVNMVGGSQAWGAFLMLLIGLLVTMGIGTSFGTIPVVAAIYCPLATQLGFSVGATACLLAAAAALGDAGSPASDSTLGPTSGLNADGQHNHIWDTCVPTFLHYNIPLIIFAMIGAMLLY; encoded by the coding sequence ATCTTGTTGATGAATCCTGTAGTTCTTTCCGTTGTAGTGATGATTTTGCTGTGTTTGTTCAACCTCAATGTTCTTCTGGCTCTTTTGTTTTCCGCGCTGGTGGCCGGCTGGGCCGCGGGTATGCCTCTGGCCCGCACGATCGAGGTTCTGATCGGCGGAATGGGAGGAAATTCCGAGACCGCCCTCAGTTACGTTTTGCTGGGGACCCTGGCCGTGGCCATCAGTACCACCGGACTGCCTCATCTGGCCTGCAGGCGCCTGACGGAAATCGTGCGGGGACGCAAATTTTTCCTGCTGCTTCTTCTGGCGGCGGTGGCCTGTCTCTCCCAGAACCTGATCCCCATCCACATCGCGTTCATTCCCATCCTCATTCCCCCCATGCTGGAGCTTTTCAATCAGCTCAAAATCGACCGCAGAGCGGTGGCCTGTTCTCTGACCTTCGGACTGAAAGCGCCCTATATCGCTCTGCCTTTTGGCTTCGGCATGATTTTCCACGGCATTCTGGCCGCGGAGATGGGCAACAATGGCCTGACCATCGACAAGGCCAACATGTGGCATTACACCTGGATTCTTGGAGGCGGGATGATCTTTGGTCTGCTGTGCGCCATTTTCCTTTCCTATGCCCGACCCCGGTCCTATGAGAATCGCGAAATTGCCGGCCTGGATGAAACTCACGCGGTGACGGATCACCTGAACCTGAAGCACCTGGCGACGCTGGCCGCGGTATTTGTGGCCTTCGGGGTGCAGCTGCTCACCAGTTCTCTGCCCCTCGGCGCTCTGGCCGCGCTTCTTCTGATGACGGTGACGGGAGCGATTCACTGGAAGGAACTCGACTCCTCCGTGGCCGGAGGGATCAAGCTCATGGGCCTCATCGCCATGATCATGCTGGTTGCGGCCGGGTACGGCACGGTCATTCGTGAAACGAAAGGCGTCGACGAGCTGGTTGCGGCCGTCGTGAACATGGTGGGAGGCAGTCAGGCCTGGGGAGCCTTCCTGATGCTTCTGATCGGGCTTCTGGTGACGATGGGCATTGGAACTTCCTTCGGAACGATTCCCGTTGTAGCCGCGATTTATTGCCCTCTGGCCACGCAACTGGGCTTCAGCGTTGGAGCCACCGCCTGCCTTCTGGCCGCGGCCGCGGCTCTGGGAGACGCGGGATCTCCCGCTTCCGACTCCACCCTTGGCCCCACATCGGGACTCAACGCGGACGGACAGCACAATCACATCTGGGATACCTGTGTGCCGACCTTCCTGCATTACAATATCCCTCTCATTATTTTTGCCATGATCGGGGCCATGCTGCTGTACTAA
- a CDS encoding VWA domain-containing protein yields MSRKSISRKVEGTSIVLLAVAVLLFGSAGSLFAETPAVVLEVGADTPVVMARSESDSEKTSIVTVRALLRPEKKGSRSRPPLAVAVVIDKSGSMGSGGKMRNAKLGALEALRLLDERDRAALVIYDSSARVLVPARPAGDMRRFERALSRVQADGNTALWSGVSLGIEEIVSLTEDGYVPRIVLLSDGLANVGPSSPRDLARLGRSAAEQEVTITTIGLGLDYDEDLMTALASESGGNAYFAKDPASLADIFKRDMKDAVALTGRRLKVTFSCEGGTKPVRLVGRSGRTSGAIIETEIENLYGNEKYALFELEIPKGEDGTRFRAGTMSVEYIDAASGAPITLKAPLEIACTAKMEEVAQKRDSDIASQVEMAKNAEIRDEAVRLADAGQAQAAADLLRERSQYLSEMAPTAAAPEAMREEISDFEGMALYMTENGTMSNEQRKATRNKAYRTKNQQSGEDD; encoded by the coding sequence ATGTCACGTAAATCAATATCACGTAAAGTTGAAGGAACATCGATCGTATTACTGGCTGTGGCGGTATTGCTGTTTGGAAGCGCCGGTTCGCTTTTCGCGGAAACTCCGGCCGTCGTCCTGGAGGTTGGCGCGGACACGCCGGTTGTCATGGCGCGTTCGGAGTCAGATTCAGAAAAAACCTCGATCGTGACCGTGAGAGCGCTCCTGCGTCCGGAGAAAAAAGGCTCCCGTTCCCGTCCGCCCCTTGCGGTGGCCGTCGTGATCGACAAGTCGGGGTCCATGGGGTCCGGCGGCAAGATGCGGAACGCGAAGCTGGGCGCTCTCGAAGCGCTGCGGCTGCTGGACGAAAGAGACAGGGCGGCTCTGGTGATCTATGACTCCTCCGCCAGAGTGCTCGTCCCTGCCAGACCGGCCGGGGATATGCGACGCTTCGAAAGAGCTCTGTCCCGCGTGCAGGCTGACGGCAACACGGCCCTTTGGAGCGGGGTCAGCCTCGGCATCGAAGAAATCGTCTCCCTGACGGAGGATGGCTATGTGCCCCGGATCGTCCTTCTGTCCGACGGGCTCGCCAACGTGGGCCCATCTTCTCCCAGGGACCTGGCTCGCCTCGGGCGCTCGGCCGCGGAGCAGGAGGTGACGATAACGACGATCGGTCTGGGCCTCGACTACGATGAGGATCTGATGACGGCGCTGGCATCCGAAAGCGGGGGCAACGCCTATTTCGCAAAGGATCCGGCCTCTCTGGCCGACATTTTCAAACGCGACATGAAGGACGCCGTGGCGCTCACCGGGCGGCGGCTGAAGGTGACGTTTTCCTGCGAAGGCGGAACGAAACCCGTCAGACTCGTGGGACGCTCAGGCAGGACCAGCGGCGCTATAATAGAAACAGAAATCGAAAATTTGTATGGAAATGAAAAATATGCCCTGTTCGAACTGGAAATTCCAAAGGGCGAGGACGGCACGAGGTTCCGGGCGGGAACGATGAGCGTCGAGTACATCGATGCGGCAAGCGGCGCGCCCATTACCCTGAAGGCTCCTCTGGAAATCGCCTGTACAGCGAAAATGGAGGAAGTGGCGCAAAAGCGTGATTCGGATATTGCCTCTCAGGTCGAGATGGCCAAAAACGCGGAAATACGCGATGAGGCCGTGAGGCTGGCGGATGCGGGACAGGCGCAGGCCGCGGCGGATTTGTTGAGGGAGAGGTCGCAGTATCTTTCCGAGATGGCCCCGACGGCCGCGGCCCCCGAGGCGATGCGGGAAGAAATATCGGATTTCGAAGGAATGGCGTTGTACATGACGGAGAACGGAACGATGTCGAACGAACAGCGCAAGGCGACTCGCAACAAGGCTTACAGAACGAAAAATCAGCAGTCGGGAGAAGATGATTAA